From the genome of Lentilactobacillus buchneri, one region includes:
- the pstB gene encoding phosphate ABC transporter ATP-binding protein PstB, which produces MPKIITSKDVHLSYGPKEALHGISLDFEEHDITALIGPSGCGKSTYLRCLNRMNDLIKGVTITGSMKLEDEDIYAPGTDIVDLRKRVGMVFQQPNPFPFSVYENVAYGLRLAGEKDKHVLDERVETSLKQAAIWDEVKDHLYDNALSFSGGQQQRICVARVLAVQPEVVLLDEPTSALDPISSAKIEDTLLNIRNQYTIIIVTHNMQQASRISDKTAFLLNGDLVEFSKTEKMFIHPDDEKTSDYLNGKFG; this is translated from the coding sequence ATGCCAAAAATCATTACGAGTAAAGATGTCCATTTAAGTTATGGACCCAAAGAGGCGCTCCATGGCATTAGTTTGGACTTTGAAGAACACGATATCACAGCTTTAATCGGCCCATCCGGCTGTGGGAAGTCGACTTATCTGCGTTGTCTCAATCGGATGAACGATTTAATTAAAGGGGTCACGATTACCGGATCGATGAAGCTTGAAGACGAAGATATTTACGCCCCCGGAACAGACATTGTTGACCTGCGAAAGCGGGTTGGCATGGTGTTCCAACAGCCCAATCCGTTCCCATTCAGCGTCTATGAAAATGTCGCTTATGGACTGCGGCTGGCTGGTGAGAAGGATAAGCACGTTTTGGATGAGCGGGTTGAAACCAGCTTGAAGCAGGCAGCGATCTGGGATGAGGTCAAAGACCACCTTTACGATAATGCCCTGTCATTTTCAGGTGGTCAGCAGCAGCGAATCTGTGTTGCCAGAGTGCTGGCAGTTCAGCCCGAAGTGGTGCTGTTGGATGAGCCAACGTCCGCTCTGGATCCAATTTCAAGTGCCAAAATTGAGGATACTTTGTTAAATATCCGCAACCAATACACCATCATCATCGTGACCCATAACATGCAGCAGGCCTCACGAATTTCAGATAAGACCGCCTTTCTCTTGAACGGCGATCTGGTCGAATTCAGCAAGACCGAGAAGATGTTTATTCACCCCGATGATGAGAAGACCAGCGATTATTTGAACGGAAAGTTTGGCTAG
- the aroB gene encoding 3-dehydroquinate synthase: MKIIKVDLPDRSYNVEIARGILGCTGQLVSSVWSKRKIALVSDSNVAPLYQAQVAEALEAVGFTVHEYQFPAGEESKSVDVLADLARQMAADSFNRDDGVIALGGGVTGDLAGFLAATYMRGISLIQMPTSLLAQVDSSVGGKTAVDLDTTKNIIGSFYQPDLVIIDPDTLKTLKTRDLVEGYGEIVKVAALSDGDLWNLVKSINSPEDILANAEELSIHSIQYKADIVMGDEKEGGGLRQLLNYGHTIGHAVEALSDGGLRHGEAVSIGMIAMQQIFEDKGLALTGITQELRERLEAVGLPVTSDLLDSDQVFEKIKNDKKNRDGHLSLIYIHTIGGPVIKSIPSDQVKDFLAIKTVKA, translated from the coding sequence ATGAAAATCATTAAAGTTGATTTACCAGATCGTTCATACAATGTCGAAATTGCCCGCGGAATCCTTGGGTGCACCGGTCAGTTGGTGTCCAGTGTTTGGAGCAAGCGCAAAATTGCCCTGGTGAGTGACAGCAACGTTGCGCCCCTTTACCAGGCCCAAGTCGCTGAGGCTCTAGAAGCTGTTGGCTTCACTGTTCACGAGTACCAATTTCCCGCTGGTGAAGAATCAAAATCCGTAGACGTTTTAGCTGACCTTGCCCGGCAAATGGCCGCTGACAGTTTCAACCGCGATGATGGTGTCATTGCCTTGGGTGGCGGTGTGACCGGTGACCTAGCCGGTTTTCTGGCAGCGACATACATGCGTGGCATCAGCCTGATTCAGATGCCAACCTCGTTGTTGGCCCAGGTTGACAGTTCAGTCGGCGGTAAAACGGCTGTTGACTTGGATACCACCAAGAACATCATCGGCTCATTTTACCAACCGGATTTGGTAATTATCGATCCGGACACTTTGAAAACCTTAAAAACTCGCGACTTGGTTGAGGGGTACGGTGAAATTGTCAAAGTGGCGGCGTTATCCGATGGTGATTTGTGGAACTTAGTCAAATCAATCAACTCACCTGAAGACATTTTGGCCAACGCTGAAGAATTGAGTATTCATTCGATTCAATACAAAGCAGACATTGTCATGGGTGATGAAAAAGAGGGTGGCGGCCTCCGCCAATTGCTTAATTACGGTCATACAATTGGGCATGCTGTTGAAGCGCTCTCTGACGGTGGCCTTCGCCACGGGGAAGCCGTCAGCATTGGCATGATTGCCATGCAGCAGATTTTTGAAGACAAGGGCTTGGCCTTGACCGGCATCACTCAAGAACTCCGGGAACGTTTAGAAGCGGTTGGATTGCCGGTTACTTCAGATTTATTGGATTCTGACCAAGTATTTGAAAAGATTAAGAATGACAAGAAGAATCGTGACGGTCATTTAAGTTTGATCTACATTCACACAATTGGTGGACCGGTTATCAAATCAATTCCGAGTGACCAAGTCAAAGATTTCTTGGCAATTAAGACTGTTAAAGCATAA
- a CDS encoding phosphate ABC transporter substrate-binding protein PstS family protein: protein MKKRSFFSTIVAVAAVGVLLAGCGSSSSSKSKKSSADSNVKITAVGSTALQPLVEQAASNYQKANKGVNISVQGGGSGTGLSQVQTGAVQIGNSDIFAEQQDGIKAKKLVDHQVAVVGMTPVVNKDVNVSNLTMAQLKGIFTGKYTNWKQVGGKNEKITVVNRAQGSGTRATFESAVLEGAKAVKAQEQDSNGTVQKIVSSTPGTISYLAFSYVNSKLKALSVNNVKPTDANVTTNKWKIWSYEHMYTKGQPNKATKKFLNYMDSSKVQDSLVQKLGYISIHDMKVTKNASNAVSEK from the coding sequence ATGAAAAAAAGATCCTTTTTTTCAACTATCGTAGCAGTAGCAGCTGTCGGAGTTTTACTTGCGGGGTGTGGTTCGTCCAGCAGCTCTAAGTCAAAGAAAAGCTCAGCTGATTCGAATGTCAAGATCACGGCGGTTGGTTCAACTGCTTTGCAGCCATTAGTTGAACAAGCAGCAAGCAATTATCAAAAAGCAAATAAAGGGGTTAACATTTCTGTTCAGGGTGGCGGTTCTGGAACTGGTTTGAGTCAAGTTCAAACCGGCGCGGTACAAATTGGTAACTCAGATATCTTCGCTGAACAACAAGATGGGATTAAAGCAAAAAAATTAGTTGATCATCAAGTTGCCGTTGTTGGAATGACACCAGTTGTTAACAAAGATGTCAATGTCAGCAATTTGACCATGGCACAATTAAAGGGCATTTTCACTGGTAAGTATACTAACTGGAAGCAGGTTGGCGGCAAGAACGAAAAGATTACCGTTGTGAACCGTGCGCAAGGTTCAGGTACGCGTGCCACATTTGAATCAGCCGTCCTTGAGGGTGCCAAAGCAGTTAAGGCCCAAGAACAAGATTCAAACGGAACTGTTCAAAAGATTGTTTCAAGCACACCAGGAACGATCAGTTACTTGGCCTTCTCATACGTTAACAGCAAGCTCAAGGCATTGTCAGTTAACAATGTAAAGCCAACTGATGCCAACGTAACCACCAACAAATGGAAGATCTGGTCATATGAACATATGTACACTAAGGGTCAACCAAACAAAGCAACTAAGAAGTTCCTGAACTACATGGATTCAAGCAAGGTTCAAGACAGCTTAGTTCAAAAACTTGGTTACATCAGTATTCATGATATGAAAGTAACGAAGAATGCAAGTAATGCCGTCTCTGAAAAATAG
- the pstA gene encoding phosphate ABC transporter permease PstA, protein MNSKTSNNIATGVIYFLVACVLAILVFLLGYILITGIPHVSWHFLTSAAQSFAAGGGIRDQLFNSMYLLVLTLIISFPIALGSGIYLSEYAPDNWVTGVIRTAVEVLSSLPSVVVGLFGFLLFVVNFHMGFSILAGAIALTFFNLPLLTRSIEESLQDVSELQREAGLSLGLSRWKTITGIVLPAALPGILTGIILSAGRVFGEAAALIYTAGQSAPTVNYGDWNPMDSASFLNFMRPAETLAVHIWKVNTEGVTPDAASISSGASAVLIVVILLFNLLARMLGRWLYKRMTATK, encoded by the coding sequence ATGAATTCTAAAACGAGTAATAACATTGCCACTGGTGTAATTTATTTTCTGGTTGCCTGTGTTTTGGCGATTCTGGTCTTCCTGCTCGGCTATATCTTGATTACTGGGATTCCCCATGTATCATGGCACTTCCTAACGTCGGCAGCACAATCGTTCGCTGCTGGCGGCGGCATTCGGGATCAATTGTTCAACTCGATGTACCTGTTGGTCCTCACGTTGATCATTTCGTTTCCAATTGCCTTGGGTTCTGGGATTTATCTTTCAGAATACGCCCCTGACAACTGGGTAACCGGCGTAATTCGAACTGCCGTTGAAGTATTGAGCTCATTGCCATCAGTTGTTGTTGGGTTGTTTGGCTTCCTATTGTTTGTGGTTAATTTCCACATGGGCTTCTCAATTTTAGCTGGGGCGATTGCCCTGACATTCTTCAACTTACCGCTTTTAACCAGAAGTATTGAGGAATCACTCCAGGATGTTTCCGAATTACAGCGTGAGGCGGGGCTATCACTGGGTTTATCACGTTGGAAAACCATCACCGGGATTGTTTTGCCAGCCGCATTGCCTGGTATTTTGACCGGAATTATTTTAAGTGCCGGCCGGGTATTCGGTGAAGCCGCTGCCTTGATTTATACCGCTGGACAAAGTGCGCCGACGGTTAATTACGGTGACTGGAATCCGATGGACAGTGCCAGTTTCCTGAACTTTATGCGCCCAGCCGAAACCTTAGCGGTGCATATTTGGAAGGTGAACACTGAGGGGGTTACCCCTGATGCGGCTTCCATTTCAAGTGGGGCATCAGCCGTATTGATCGTTGTGATTTTACTGTTCAACCTATTGGCCCGCATGCTGGGACGTTGGTTGTACAAACGCATGACAGCAACGAAGTAG
- the pstC gene encoding phosphate ABC transporter permease subunit PstC, translated as MDEIKHDLQNPSKATHEDLFGRGITYLCIGFVSLLVISILYFITTRGLATFTTNHVSLWKFLSGTNWNPALLDKHGNPQIGALPMIVTSFSVTVLAAVVATPFALGVALFMTEIAPERGTKILQPVIELLVGIPSVVYGFIGLSVIVPLIRHSFGGTGFGILAGTLVLFVMVLPTITSLSVDSIKAVPMFYRSASLALGATRWQTIYKVVLRSATPGILTAVIFGMSRAFGEALAVQMVIGNAVLMPHGLLTPSSTLTSQLTTGIGNTTMGTLPNNALWSLALILLLMSLVFNILVRVIGKRGSLKK; from the coding sequence ATGGATGAAATCAAACATGATCTTCAAAACCCATCAAAAGCGACGCACGAAGACTTATTCGGCCGCGGGATTACGTATCTCTGCATCGGCTTCGTCAGCTTGCTGGTTATCTCAATTCTGTACTTCATTACCACCCGTGGGTTAGCGACCTTCACAACGAACCATGTCAGTTTATGGAAATTCTTATCTGGCACCAACTGGAATCCGGCCCTACTGGACAAACACGGTAATCCCCAGATCGGTGCGCTCCCAATGATCGTCACTTCGTTTAGTGTCACGGTACTCGCCGCAGTAGTTGCAACCCCATTTGCACTGGGGGTGGCCTTATTCATGACCGAAATTGCGCCGGAGCGGGGAACCAAAATTCTCCAACCGGTCATCGAACTGTTAGTGGGAATTCCTTCAGTTGTCTACGGGTTCATCGGGCTTTCAGTTATCGTGCCACTGATCCGTCACTCATTTGGCGGCACTGGTTTTGGGATTCTTGCCGGAACCTTGGTCCTGTTCGTCATGGTGCTACCAACCATTACGTCACTTTCAGTTGACAGTATTAAAGCTGTGCCGATGTTTTATCGGTCTGCGTCATTGGCGTTAGGAGCTACCAGATGGCAAACCATTTATAAAGTGGTGCTGCGATCAGCCACTCCAGGAATTTTAACCGCCGTCATCTTCGGGATGTCACGGGCATTTGGTGAAGCCCTGGCCGTTCAAATGGTTATTGGTAACGCTGTTCTCATGCCTCATGGCTTATTAACACCATCGTCAACTTTAACCAGTCAATTAACGACCGGAATCGGAAACACCACGATGGGGACCCTGCCAAATAACGCTTTATGGTCACTAGCTTTGATTCTGCTATTGATGTCATTAGTCTTTAACATCTTAGTCAGAGTAATCGGAAAGCGAGGGAGCCTGAAAAAATGA
- the pstB gene encoding phosphate ABC transporter ATP-binding protein PstB, whose amino-acid sequence MQEYDYNKTHIIDIPLEKAMTTENLQVFYGDNHAMHDATLQFPRHRITALIGASGSGKSTYLRCLNRMNDRIATVQGKIMYRDMDINSKKINVYEVRKHISMVFQRPNPFAKSIRENITFALKRNGIKDKQELNKRVEESLKAAALWDEVKDDLDKSALALSGGQAQRLCIARCVAMKPDILLLDEPASALDPISTAKIEDTLMELRKNYSIIIVTHNMQQASRIADYTAFFHMGHVLEYDVTEKIFTTPQIKATEDYISGNFG is encoded by the coding sequence ATGCAAGAATATGACTATAATAAAACGCACATTATCGATATTCCGTTAGAAAAAGCGATGACCACCGAAAACCTGCAGGTGTTTTATGGTGACAACCACGCCATGCACGACGCCACCTTACAATTTCCCCGACATCGCATTACCGCTTTGATTGGGGCTTCCGGATCCGGTAAATCGACCTATTTACGCTGTCTGAACCGGATGAACGACCGGATTGCGACCGTTCAAGGAAAAATTATGTATCGGGATATGGATATTAATTCAAAAAAGATTAACGTCTATGAAGTTCGCAAGCATATCAGTATGGTGTTTCAGCGTCCCAATCCGTTTGCCAAATCGATTCGTGAAAATATCACCTTTGCTCTCAAACGCAATGGTATCAAGGACAAGCAAGAGCTTAATAAACGCGTTGAGGAAAGCCTGAAGGCCGCCGCTCTTTGGGATGAGGTTAAAGATGATCTTGATAAAAGTGCCTTGGCCTTATCAGGCGGTCAGGCTCAGCGGCTTTGTATCGCCAGATGTGTTGCAATGAAGCCGGATATCCTCCTCTTAGACGAACCGGCAAGTGCGCTGGATCCAATTTCCACTGCCAAAATTGAGGACACCTTAATGGAACTTCGCAAGAATTACTCCATTATTATTGTGACCCATAATATGCAACAGGCGTCACGAATCGCGGACTACACCGCATTCTTCCACATGGGCCATGTTCTGGAATACGACGTGACTGAGAAAATATTTACGACACCACAAATAAAGGCAACCGAAGATTATATCTCCGGGAACTTCGGTTAG
- a CDS encoding response regulator transcription factor, which translates to MPLEILLISQNLKLADKLEKLLAAFQINTRISFEPLDHLLQQVSGVVWDLDTTELPENDSELQILRSQIAGPILLLDKQPRSVETICSYFLDYHLDDYIYDESPSEIVARIVQKIWVYQNKDNLQLTQQSQESESLVVGHLKIDLSKFEVNNGHQKLNLSPIEYKLLLFFVSNSNTVLSRTQIASAVWGNTTGATLRIIDTHISNLRKKIEIEPKNPQMLTTIRGFGYLFKNKGNQQSHVQ; encoded by the coding sequence ATGCCATTGGAAATCTTATTGATCAGCCAGAACTTAAAGCTGGCGGATAAGCTTGAGAAACTACTTGCCGCCTTTCAAATTAATACCAGAATCTCATTTGAACCCCTTGATCATCTGCTTCAACAAGTTTCCGGAGTCGTCTGGGACTTAGACACAACTGAACTGCCGGAAAACGATTCGGAACTGCAGATTCTCCGCAGTCAAATTGCCGGGCCAATCTTGCTGCTGGATAAACAGCCACGGTCCGTGGAAACGATTTGTTCCTATTTTTTGGATTATCATTTGGATGATTACATTTATGACGAATCACCAAGTGAAATTGTCGCCAGAATTGTTCAAAAAATTTGGGTCTATCAAAATAAAGACAATCTCCAGCTGACACAGCAGAGTCAGGAGTCGGAAAGTCTGGTGGTCGGTCACTTGAAGATTGATTTGAGTAAATTTGAAGTTAATAACGGCCACCAAAAGCTCAATTTAAGTCCAATCGAATATAAATTGCTTCTATTCTTTGTCAGCAATTCCAACACCGTTCTCAGCCGAACCCAGATTGCCTCGGCAGTATGGGGTAACACCACCGGGGCGACCTTGCGAATTATTGACACCCATATCAGTAACCTGCGCAAAAAGATCGAAATCGAACCAAAAAATCCCCAGATGCTAACAACCATCAGGGGATTTGGATATTTATTTAAGAATAAAGGCAACCAGCAATCTCACGTCCAGTAA